Proteins co-encoded in one Candidatus Thiodictyon syntrophicum genomic window:
- a CDS encoding DUF4157 domain-containing protein, producing the protein MKAVAGQVAVAPKSVAPVDQRSRSAGHTVSAAPLNPLWQRLATRVGERPGPARPPAARPVASLTQGFGIQRRCEACAQESADDERLRVQAKLSIGPADDLFEREADAVAERVMGIPEGPQTAAPPEGGGTRSARMGLDLSRRPVASIAAGRVQRDPQADTEEEQAQDAERESVVQRAPVMTAADAGADEDDADELDATVQPKAENGRAGADASGIESRILGLRGTGQPLPDASRSFFETRFGHDFGQVRVHHGDTAAQTAHALGARAYTLGHDVVFGAGQYAPDRAEGRRLIAHELTHVVQQGAAPPARTAGGSLQAQFLPRIGARGAPGLVQRAPLKEGGTYLIQTPKGGNLRLRVQPSHALDLKGRDTCGGQADTCPNSVGNVASGTKVVIKEVRLFDWYVVEAPMVEGGTRIGFVHQDHLKEVPPPPAGSAAAPSAAVPAAPEPPIPVEEPDTPVFETGTATIETMEEGAPVEQLGVVQTEDGTKLWPAANRDQPELGLLPLNTRVFVDRNLTGGWSSVYVDRHQQGSSLPVGEGTHGYVATGRVSTDMPDPDARLHRITQEGQGALALAGELYPNYNVQCAAVAFACRDYRYLVNVLVAVNEAKGRKFIYKEHPDDAWDKAKTMKASKSGAGAVGGQIWVPGMALVKALEGQVSSGSISLAILSTLADVTIGVAAFIVGLLHGAVMSVVDVLIGLVDLVKLVVSLVEKLINGTLLADAKAFWEDISNIKLSDIKEMISAKWNHANTWDRWHFRGYAIGYAIVEILMLIFSGGAATAVKWAGKVGKFGKLGEYLGKLPKVAKLIESAKALKGEGVAKLRTALKGALALSESHVWAAQVLRIPLGILKLLEKAQIDELKKLPQWLKERFARLSEAVMKRLLRCSSPCQVDVHKIAEALKLAGKGGTVLNDAADVLRVLKVLAPNLKTAKISRKLRKADSALMTVIKEAKLTDTDFAKLADYLENVESPAQAYKTFVRYLSSVVPAKTGPDIKSLNAILSKMMAAERGRGAALKGPMFEQWAALHVPQLSSRTFSRTTFDVKKLLGKKSPPFKRQVDTWVPDKGEIWDMKHRFGKVDPDQAADYSKLIGQAAPDGKAVQTINYLFPNQTAAELNRHLRTTYKFGVYYIDEATNTMKLLP; encoded by the coding sequence ATGAAGGCCGTCGCCGGCCAGGTTGCCGTTGCGCCCAAGTCCGTCGCGCCCGTCGACCAGCGCAGCCGCTCGGCCGGGCACACGGTGTCGGCGGCACCGCTCAATCCGCTCTGGCAGCGACTGGCCACGCGCGTGGGCGAGCGCCCCGGCCCGGCCCGGCCCCCGGCGGCCCGTCCGGTCGCGTCCCTGACCCAAGGGTTTGGCATTCAGCGCCGGTGCGAGGCCTGCGCGCAGGAGTCGGCCGACGACGAACGACTGAGGGTTCAGGCGAAGCTCAGCATCGGCCCGGCCGACGATCTGTTCGAGCGCGAGGCCGACGCGGTCGCCGAACGGGTGATGGGGATTCCTGAGGGGCCGCAGACCGCGGCGCCCCCCGAGGGAGGCGGGACCCGGTCGGCACGAATGGGCCTGGACTTGAGCCGCCGCCCGGTCGCGTCGATCGCGGCCGGCCGCGTCCAACGCGATCCGCAGGCCGACACCGAGGAGGAGCAAGCGCAGGACGCCGAGCGCGAGAGCGTCGTGCAGCGTGCGCCCGTCATGACGGCCGCGGACGCCGGGGCCGACGAAGACGACGCGGATGAGTTGGACGCGACGGTGCAGCCTAAGGCGGAAAACGGCCGCGCCGGCGCAGATGCAAGCGGCATCGAGTCGCGGATACTGGGCCTGCGGGGCACCGGCCAGCCGCTCCCGGACGCCTCCCGGTCCTTCTTCGAGACCCGCTTTGGTCATGACTTCGGCCAGGTGCGGGTCCACCACGGGGACACCGCGGCACAGACCGCGCACGCACTCGGCGCACGCGCCTACACCCTCGGCCACGACGTCGTCTTCGGCGCGGGTCAGTATGCGCCGGACCGCGCGGAGGGCAGACGGCTCATCGCCCACGAACTGACCCACGTCGTCCAACAGGGCGCGGCACCCCCGGCAAGGACGGCCGGCGGATCACTCCAGGCCCAATTCCTACCCCGGATCGGTGCCCGCGGCGCCCCCGGTCTGGTGCAGCGTGCCCCCCTCAAGGAGGGCGGGACCTACCTCATCCAAACGCCCAAGGGCGGCAATCTGCGCCTGCGGGTGCAGCCGTCGCACGCGCTGGACCTCAAGGGCCGCGACACCTGCGGCGGTCAGGCCGACACCTGCCCGAACAGCGTCGGCAACGTGGCCTCCGGCACCAAGGTCGTCATCAAGGAGGTCCGGCTCTTCGATTGGTACGTGGTCGAGGCCCCGATGGTGGAAGGCGGCACCCGGATCGGCTTCGTCCACCAGGATCATCTCAAGGAGGTACCGCCGCCCCCCGCCGGGTCGGCGGCGGCGCCGTCGGCGGCCGTGCCCGCGGCGCCGGAGCCGCCGATCCCGGTCGAGGAGCCGGACACCCCGGTCTTTGAGACCGGCACCGCGACAATCGAGACCATGGAGGAAGGTGCCCCGGTCGAGCAGCTCGGCGTCGTCCAGACCGAGGACGGGACCAAGCTATGGCCCGCGGCCAACCGCGACCAGCCGGAACTGGGCCTGTTGCCGCTCAACACCCGCGTCTTTGTCGATCGCAATCTGACCGGCGGTTGGTCATCGGTCTATGTGGACCGCCACCAGCAGGGAAGCTCGCTTCCGGTCGGCGAGGGCACCCACGGCTATGTCGCCACGGGCCGCGTCAGCACCGATATGCCGGACCCGGATGCCCGGCTGCACCGGATCACGCAGGAGGGACAGGGTGCCCTGGCGTTGGCCGGCGAGCTCTATCCCAACTACAACGTACAGTGCGCCGCCGTTGCCTTTGCCTGCCGGGACTATCGCTATCTGGTGAACGTGCTCGTCGCCGTCAATGAGGCGAAGGGCCGTAAGTTCATCTACAAGGAGCACCCTGACGACGCCTGGGACAAGGCGAAGACGATGAAGGCATCCAAGTCCGGGGCGGGCGCGGTCGGCGGCCAGATCTGGGTACCGGGCATGGCCCTGGTCAAGGCCCTGGAGGGTCAGGTCAGCTCCGGCTCCATCAGCCTGGCGATTCTGTCGACGCTCGCGGATGTCACGATCGGCGTCGCCGCCTTCATCGTCGGTCTGCTGCACGGCGCCGTGATGTCGGTCGTCGATGTGCTGATCGGTCTGGTGGACCTGGTCAAGCTCGTCGTCTCACTGGTCGAGAAACTGATCAATGGGACACTGCTTGCGGATGCCAAGGCGTTCTGGGAGGACATCAGCAACATCAAGCTGAGCGACATCAAGGAGATGATCAGCGCCAAATGGAACCATGCGAACACCTGGGACCGCTGGCACTTTCGCGGCTATGCGATCGGCTACGCGATCGTCGAGATCCTGATGCTGATCTTCTCCGGGGGGGCCGCGACCGCGGTCAAGTGGGCGGGCAAGGTCGGCAAGTTCGGTAAGCTCGGTGAGTACCTGGGTAAGCTGCCCAAGGTCGCCAAGCTGATCGAGTCCGCCAAGGCGCTCAAGGGCGAGGGCGTCGCCAAGCTGAGGACGGCCCTGAAGGGCGCCCTGGCACTCTCCGAGAGTCATGTCTGGGCGGCCCAGGTGCTGCGTATCCCGCTCGGGATATTGAAGCTGCTGGAGAAGGCCCAGATCGACGAGTTGAAGAAGCTGCCGCAATGGCTGAAGGAGCGCTTCGCGCGCCTGTCCGAGGCGGTGATGAAGCGGTTGCTGCGGTGCAGCTCGCCGTGCCAGGTCGACGTCCACAAGATCGCCGAGGCCCTGAAGCTCGCCGGGAAGGGCGGTACCGTGCTCAACGACGCAGCGGACGTGCTGCGGGTCCTCAAGGTCCTGGCTCCCAACCTGAAGACCGCCAAGATCTCGCGCAAGCTGCGCAAGGCCGACTCGGCCCTGATGACGGTGATCAAGGAGGCCAAGCTGACCGATACCGACTTCGCGAAGCTCGCCGATTACTTGGAAAACGTGGAGAGCCCAGCCCAGGCCTACAAGACCTTCGTGCGCTACCTGTCGAGCGTCGTGCCGGCAAAAACGGGACCGGACATCAAGTCGCTCAACGCGATCCTGAGCAAGATGATGGCCGCCGAGCGGGGGCGCGGCGCGGCCCTCAAGGGGCCGATGTTCGAGCAATGGGCCGCCTTGCATGTCCCGCAGCTCTCCTCGCGCACCTTCAGCCGGACCACCTTCGACGTGAAGAAGCTGCTGGGCAAGAAGAGCCCGCCGTTCAAACGCCAGGTCGACACCTGGGTCCCGGACAAGGGCGAGATCTGGGACATGAAGCACCGCTTCGGCAAGGTCGACCCGGACCAGGCCGCCGACTACAGCAAGCTGATCGGCCAAGCGGCACCCGACGGCAAGGCGGTGCAGACGATCAACTATCTGTTCCCCAACCAGACCGCGGCGGAGCTCAACCGGCACCTGCGGACGACCTATAAGTTCGGCGTCTACTACATCGACGAAGCAACCAATACGATGAAGCTGCTGCCTTAA
- a CDS encoding ATP-binding protein, whose amino-acid sequence MNSAAERMSRETGILAGRLAALLETLLPGTGGAGPLAAGQAFLESSFTAVAQDQDLAQFPGSALTRPAADGPHPIDRLALALGLHAPADDRMVDLILLAGLPEQHEGYASVLRALHPRGEPWLPVGLAAQLLFPADTQRLDLRAALETGPLVRHGVLRLLGEGPFGERSIGLGEGLWSCLLGLDTTPARLERFDVRPDPGVPLACLAEWLAQPPTQRAAATLAARTPCTLMVCGDADETLHWRGCALVRSAGRDAFGLLLPAGADADLQRLAQAHALVRGAVPVVRVLESVREPDPAGAPPTLLPDFPDTLVLCARPGSAPARPDLPLIGVPVPALSAAARRAMWQAALPALSADAAELAARFPVEPPVAAQVARDLKALEDAGAAAPTPDDLASSLRARAGLNLSSAVKLLRPTATWSDLVLPPDRREQLREAVDRLRLQSRVLDDWGFLPGRAGVRGVRLLFSGPPGTGKTLSAEAMASALSTDLLVVDLSRVMSKWIGETEKNLAAVFDSAERAQAVLFFDEADALFGRRTEVSDAHDRYANLETAYLLQRLERFDGLAVLATNLRQNIDAAFSRRLEFAIEFEEPDRESREAIWRAHIPAAAPLAPEVNLYELAALYPVVGGLIRNAAVAAAFLAAADGTPIGREHLVRAMRREYDKAGRAFPGLPLGLTL is encoded by the coding sequence ATGAATAGCGCAGCCGAGCGGATGTCGCGCGAGACCGGCATCCTGGCGGGGCGGCTGGCCGCCCTGCTGGAGACGCTCCTGCCGGGTACCGGCGGCGCCGGTCCCCTGGCCGCGGGTCAGGCCTTCCTGGAGTCGTCCTTCACCGCCGTAGCGCAGGACCAGGACCTGGCCCAGTTCCCGGGCTCGGCCCTGACCCGCCCGGCGGCTGACGGTCCCCACCCCATCGACCGCCTGGCCCTGGCACTGGGCCTGCACGCCCCCGCGGACGACCGGATGGTGGACTTGATCCTGCTCGCCGGGCTGCCTGAGCAGCACGAGGGCTACGCCTCGGTGCTGCGCGCCCTGCACCCCCGGGGTGAGCCCTGGCTCCCGGTGGGGCTGGCCGCCCAGCTCCTGTTTCCCGCCGACACGCAGCGGCTCGACCTGCGCGCGGCGCTGGAGACCGGTCCCCTGGTCCGCCACGGGGTGCTGCGTCTCCTCGGGGAGGGCCCCTTCGGCGAGCGCTCGATCGGTCTCGGGGAAGGCCTGTGGTCCTGCCTGCTGGGACTGGACACGACCCCGGCGCGCCTGGAGCGCTTCGACGTGAGGCCGGACCCGGGCGTCCCCCTGGCGTGCCTGGCCGAATGGCTGGCGCAGCCCCCGACCCAGCGCGCGGCCGCCACCCTGGCGGCCCGCACCCCCTGCACCCTCATGGTCTGCGGCGACGCGGACGAGACCCTGCACTGGCGCGGCTGCGCCCTGGTGCGGTCCGCCGGACGGGATGCCTTCGGTCTGCTGCTGCCGGCCGGGGCGGATGCGGACCTCCAGCGGCTCGCCCAGGCGCACGCGCTGGTGCGCGGGGCCGTCCCGGTGGTGCGGGTGCTGGAGTCCGTCCGGGAGCCCGACCCCGCCGGCGCGCCGCCGACCCTGCTCCCGGACTTTCCGGACACCCTGGTCCTGTGCGCCCGACCGGGGTCCGCGCCGGCGCGTCCGGACCTGCCCCTGATCGGGGTCCCGGTCCCGGCCCTGAGCGCGGCGGCCCGGCGCGCGATGTGGCAGGCGGCCCTGCCGGCCCTGTCCGCGGACGCCGCCGAGCTGGCCGCCCGCTTCCCGGTGGAGCCCCCAGTGGCCGCCCAGGTCGCCCGCGATCTCAAGGCGCTGGAGGACGCCGGGGCCGCGGCGCCGACCCCCGACGACCTGGCGAGCAGTCTGCGCGCCCGGGCCGGGCTCAACCTCAGCAGCGCGGTCAAACTCCTGCGCCCGACCGCCACCTGGTCCGACCTGGTGCTGCCCCCCGATCGCCGCGAGCAACTGCGCGAGGCAGTGGATCGACTCAGGCTCCAGTCCCGGGTGTTGGACGACTGGGGCTTCCTGCCCGGCCGGGCCGGAGTGCGCGGGGTGCGCCTGCTCTTCAGCGGTCCGCCCGGGACCGGCAAGACCCTGTCCGCGGAGGCGATGGCGAGCGCACTGAGCACCGATCTGCTGGTGGTGGACCTGTCGCGGGTCATGTCCAAGTGGATCGGCGAGACCGAGAAGAACCTGGCGGCGGTCTTCGACAGCGCCGAGCGCGCCCAGGCCGTGCTCTTTTTCGACGAGGCGGACGCGCTCTTCGGGCGCCGCACCGAGGTCTCCGACGCCCACGACCGCTACGCCAACCTGGAGACCGCCTATCTGCTGCAGCGCCTGGAGCGCTTCGACGGACTGGCCGTGCTCGCCACCAACCTGCGCCAGAACATCGATGCCGCCTTCAGCCGCCGACTGGAGTTCGCCATCGAGTTCGAGGAGCCGGACCGGGAGAGTCGGGAGGCGATCTGGCGCGCCCACATCCCGGCCGCCGCCCCGCTGGCGCCCGAGGTCAACCTCTACGAGCTGGCGGCCCTGTACCCGGTCGTCGGCGGGCTGATCCGCAACGCCGCGGTGGCGGCCGCCTTCCTGGCCGCGGCCGACGGCACCCCGATCGGCCGCGAGCATCTGGTGCGCGCCATGCGGCGCGAGTACGACAAGGCGGGGCGCGCCTTCCCGGGCCTGCCCCTGGGACTCACCCTCTGA